The Cryptomeria japonica chromosome 2, Sugi_1.0, whole genome shotgun sequence region AAACATCAaagaaataaacaataaaattaCGTACaagaaaaaaaatacataaaagaaATAAGAATGATACAAAAATTACAAGCAAACATAAAGAACAAACATATacaacaaaatataaaataaaaataaaaatgataattaaaacacaaatcattttttttttatatattgaaaaatatcttattataaaaaaaacagATTCAACAATATTATGTATCGAATTAAATTATACAATGATACAGATATagatttatatttaatataattaattttgtaATATTAAAATCTAATTATATGTTACTTTTGATTTCCTATGGGCGTATCTCTTCAACCTTCTAGACGTGCAAGTGCTAGTTTTaaaatgatctgaaatattgaaaagCAAATTGTAAAGATTGGACGAAAGCAATTGTTAATTTATTTGACTTGCTAGTCGACGACTTTATCGTGGTCTCAACGTCTCTAAATTCAGCAACAATCCTCCTCCAATCATAACACCAAGCTTTGGTGTAAACTTTTTGAGACCTGCTCTTCAAAAGATCTGTTTTAGCTTTTCTGTTGAATCCAATGTCTTCTGTAGAAATCTTGGGAGAGAAACTTGCAGGTGTGGGATTGAGCGATGGCGATGATCCATATCGTGGGAATATAAATGGAGAGTCTGAAAAGAATACAGTGTGGAGGCATGGACTTCCCCCTTCTTACACTCAAGTCAACACCCTCTTTCAAAGCACCAGAACCAAGGTGGTGTCTTAGATCCACAAATTATGGTGTTCAAGTTTTCATATTCCTGGGATGGGATAAGATGTTTTTAACTTTGACCCAATTCAAAACAACTTATATGTTAGATCTATCAAGAATCCTTTTCAGATCTTTTTGATCTCTTGTTGAACAGTTTATTCTGCTCTGTTTATATCCTGTTAGGACTCTGATAATGGGATTGGTAACACTTAGCACTATAAGAACTGAAATCAATTGATGTTTAAGCAGAGGTATTCAGAAATTCAGAGTTTTGTTTTAATACCCAAAAGGCTGGTTTTGAAGATCTTCATGTATATGTTTATCaaggttttgaagatttgtgcaGGTATGGCCCAAAGGTTCCCTGGAAGAAACTGTGCAGAACCTGGTGAAAACATGGGAGATGGAGCTTTCGCATAAGACTCAAATTCAGGACTTCAAAACAATTGATCCCCACAATTTCTCACTCTGTGTAAACGGTAATACCACATGACTTTTGTCCTACAAACTTGCTGTTACATATAAATCAACAGAACTCTGAGGTTTAGTAATGATTATGGTGAGATGATATTAGTTGGGTTTGTTTTTCAGGTAGGCCTGGTCTATCAGGAAAGGAGACGCTAGAAGTGGGCAGCTACAATGTGTTAATGCAAACTTCTTTACCAGAGGAGCTTCAGTACTACAAGGCATCCAAGGAAACATTTGAGTCCTCTCATGAAATATTTCGGACTGCATTTCCAGGAGGTTTTGCATGGGAAGTTGTGGAGGTTTACACAGGGCCTCCTGTTGTGAACTTCAAATTCAGGCATTGGGGTGTCATGGAGGGGCCCTTCAAAGGCCACGCTCCCACTGGAGAAACAGTCCAATTCACCGGAATTGCCATTGCTAAGGTTGTACTGATGTAATCAATTCACAAATGTTTAGAAAATTGGgtttttttgaattggttttgttCAGGCAAGTTTTATGGCAAAGTATTAATGTATAAGAGTGTGGTTATTACAGGTGGATGAGAAGCTGAGAATGAAGGAAGTTGAAGTATATTATGACCCTGCAGAATTGTGTGGAGGATTGCTTAGAGGGCAGTTTGACCAAAATTATGGGGAGTATAAGACTGGGATAGAGGGCTGTCCCTTCTTTGCTTAATTTGTTAGTATTTTAAAGGGCAAAATATGTGGCTTTGTCAGATATGACCTCTGACATGCATGTGTGCCTCACTCTTGTGGTCCTGGAATCTATATTTTCAGGTTCTTTTTTTACAATTAAGTTGACGTTTGGCAGGCTGGCAATGGTATGATACGGAAAATAAACTACCAGTTGCATCCAGTTTTAATCATACATATTAAGtaatatattaagtctagagaatgtctgtaattctgagtgtttaacacttttcaGTTTGGAAGTAGAAGTTTAGTGTGTGTCATTTAAGCTGTTTGTTATTTGCTATGTAAAGAAGGCAATATGAAGTTTTTTATTTGAGAGGATAATTTAAATGTTGGATAAAATATTTTTGTTTGGTATTTATTATAATGTTTTAAAGTGTCtttggatgtttttgtttttgtttttaagtcGTAGTTGTTTTAGTAATTAGATTAAATATAATTGTAAATTTGTTGTATATTAGAATAATGTTTTGATATAAAAATTTTATATattattgatttaaataatatataatgTTTTGTTTTATACTATCTACTTTATTATGATTATATAataaatagttctttgcattagaagatgaaaaaaaataaaaatgactatATAACAAATATTTCCTAGGATTAGAAGATGGCAAAAAAATAAAAGAGATTGTTTACGTTGTGGCAGACAACACTTGACTCCACATGTGCATCTGGAATGACGGATACTATGTGTGCAATCAA contains the following coding sequences:
- the LOC131056089 gene encoding pathogen-related protein, whose amino-acid sequence is MSSVEILGEKLAGVGLSDGDDPYRGNINGESEKNTVWRHGLPPSYTQVNTLFQSTRTKVWPKGSLEETVQNLVKTWEMELSHKTQIQDFKTIDPHNFSLCVNGRPGLSGKETLEVGSYNVLMQTSLPEELQYYKASKETFESSHEIFRTAFPGGFAWEVVEVYTGPPVVNFKFRHWGVMEGPFKGHAPTGETVQFTGIAIAKVDEKLRMKEVEVYYDPAELCGGLLRGQFDQNYGEYKTGIEGCPFFA